The window CCTACGGTGGTCAGAGCGGCATCAGGATATGCCCTGTGGTGAGCCGATGGAGATGCTGCTAGTGGAGGTCGGCGGAGATGAGGACGAAGACGCTGAGGAAGTGACGGAGGATAAGGACGCTGATGTGATTGATGTTGTTCGCACTGATTCTCTAGACACACTCACACCGTTCCCAGGGGACCTTTTCCAGCAGCAAGATGAAGCTGGCGTACAGTTCCTGCCCTGCACCACTCGTgagaaggcagaggcggccGCGCGGGAAGGCGCCGTTGGCTGCGCCGCGGGGGAGGAAGCTCTGCGGCCCTTCGCCGTGGTCTCCAGTTTAGCGGCGAAGTCGAGTTTATCCCCACGGCAGGTGTTGCACTCGAGCGAGCGCATCGCTTCGTCCCACTCGTCCACCGGTGTCTGTTGTGCTTTTGCCAGAGACCCCACGCCTGCTGACGGAGAGAAATCTCACGTCACTGACGTCAAACACGCCGGCTACAGCGATACCTCATCGCGCCATTGCCACTACACCCGTGAGCCGCAGCGGGAGCATTCACAGTCTGCTgttgtggcgctgcgcactATGTACCCTGCTCCGGTGGCGAGGCTGGAGGAGAGCCCGTACCACTACATCATGCGCAACTACGTTGGCGGCACGTTTCTCTATTACCGCACGCCGGAGAGCAAGGGCTACTTTTTGCGGCTGTGCCACCGCGTCGTGGCCCAGGTGCGGCCGCTGCTAGAGCAGGAAACGCTCTCGCCCCACCATGGCCTCTTCCCTCGCATCAACGCACCGGCCTTTGTCTTCGGCGACATCCACGGCAACTTCGAGGACTTGTCCTTCTTCCTGAAGCGGCTACTGATTTTTCACGACTTCAACCTCACCCCAGCCAACATCTTGTGCCTCGGCGACTACGTTGATCGTGGCCCCTTCTCGCTGGAGTGCGTCatgcttctcttctcgctcAAGATCATGAACGCCTCGAAGATAGTCATGCTTCGTGGCAACCACGAGGACCGCGTTGTCTGCGGTGATCTGCGCACCTACGGTCATAGCTGCTTCCTGGCTCAGTGCCACACTGTCTTCGGCTACACAGAGGGAACGAAGCTCTTCCGGGAGGTGACGGCACTGTTCAAATACCTCCCGCTGGCAGCGGAGCTGGTGATTCCGAGCGCACCAAATTTGTCGTTCCTGCGGTCGCAGCAGACCGTGATGCACCCGAACCTGTACGTGAGTCAGCCAGCGTTGCTGCTCCATGACGGAGATAGAACCAGGCAGGCTCGCtcagcgtcgtcgctggcgccTGACTCGGCAACGCGAATGCCTTCATTCGACTCGAAGCCCTTCTGCACGCCGCACCGCAACGGCGAGGTGGCTAGCGGCGACAAGGAAAGTGCCGACGCATTGTTCCAGAACTCtgccagcgcggcggcggcgtcccCGCTGCCGACCGGCTACAGCACGATTGCGGACGCCTCTCTAGCATATGGGCAGCCGTCTCGGCATGAGGCGCACGAGGAGCGCATTTTGTGTGCCCACGGTGGCATCCCCCGCTTTGACTGTTCGCCGCTGGTGGAGAACGCGCTCGCCTTTCTGCGCagtctctcctttccccgcATGCTCACGTTGTTCCCGAACAACCCGGCCGTGAAGGATGACGTCGAGTGCATGCCGGACTACTTTGTGaagcaggagctggaggcacTATGGCGCCGCTACCCGTCCGCTGCCCCACCCGGCTTTACAGCAGCGTGCCGACGCGAGGACGCagaggccgctgccgctgctggtgttgccACTACCACTACCCTGAGtgtgtctccctcctcgGAGGCTTTGTCTTCTACCTCGAATCGGTGTAGGATGAAGAGTAGCAGCAGTGTGGGCAGAAGTGCGGGCGACCACGAAAttgccgcagccgcagcgcgacCAGAGGCGGAGACATTGTCCCGCACCTCATTGTGCTCGGTGGCGTCCTCCTTGTCCTCGACGACGAGGTCGCCGTCTGCGCTGCGCAGTGAGCAGGAGCGGTGCCAGGGCCACAAGTCGCTGACGGTtgcgcgccgcagcagcgactttTTGCCGCAGCTGACCGAGGGCGACGTGCGCAAGGGCTGGTACATCATGTTTGACTTGCTCTGGTCGGACCCCACCTCGATGGAGCTGGAAAAGGAGGCAGCACGCGCGGACTGGGAGGTTTCCCGGGACGCTGGGGCCGTGCAAGACACcgctggcgccaccgctAGAAGGCCAACAGCCCACATGCACGTCAACGAGTGGGGCTTCACTGTCAACACCCGCGGCAGCAACGTGgtctccttctctgccaaGGCAGTCGACACGTTCCTCACTGCGTACCACTACTCCATGCTCTTCCGCGCTCATCAGGAGAAGGCGCATGGG is drawn from Leishmania braziliensis MHOM/BR/75/M2904 complete genome, chromosome 26 and contains these coding sequences:
- a CDS encoding serine/threonine protein phosphatase-like protein, which translates into the protein MSAHRTKGIGSVVHVEDAAVQFVPLHLQLSTRGGAGVATADEHLYGPHTSTIRVNPYVRCVHDSGVPKIRSLQELLTQKVQPTPAEPDTPCLRPSHGPAEAWAQSPELSSFNDRHVTMTSAHCQIASQCHSDPPFSGAPAACNPSPELFFTADSVATPNTFATVKTHEMRILSRLTKRLRWSERHQDMPCGEPMEMLLVEVGGDEDEDAEEVTEDKDADVIDVVRTDSLDTLTPFPGDLFQQQDEAGVQFLPCTTREKAEAAAREGAVGCAAGEEALRPFAVVSSLAAKSSLSPRQVLHSSERIASSHSSTGVCCAFARDPTPADGEKSHVTDVKHAGYSDTSSRHCHYTREPQREHSQSAVVALRTMYPAPVARLEESPYHYIMRNYVGGTFLYYRTPESKGYFLRLCHRVVAQVRPLLEQETLSPHHGLFPRINAPAFVFGDIHGNFEDLSFFLKRLLIFHDFNLTPANILCLGDYVDRGPFSLECVMLLFSLKIMNASKIVMLRGNHEDRVVCGDLRTYGHSCFLAQCHTVFGYTEGTKLFREVTALFKYLPLAAELVIPSAPNLSFLRSQQTVMHPNLYVSQPALLLHDGDRTRQARSASSLAPDSATRMPSFDSKPFCTPHRNGEVASGDKESADALFQNSASAAAASPLPTGYSTIADASLAYGQPSRHEAHEERILCAHGGIPRFDCSPLVENALAFLRSLSFPRMLTLFPNNPAVKDDVECMPDYFVKQELEALWRRYPSAAPPGFTAACRREDAEAAAAAGVATTTTLSVSPSSEALSSTSNRCRMKSSSSVGRSAGDHEIAAAAARPEAETLSRTSLCSVASSLSSTTRSPSALRSEQERCQGHKSLTVARRSSDFLPQLTEGDVRKGWYIMFDLLWSDPTSMELEKEAARADWEVSRDAGAVQDTAGATARRPTAHMHVNEWGFTVNTRGSNVVSFSAKAVDTFLTAYHYSMLFRAHQEKAHGLRWSKSNKVLTIFSSSNYMGHRNGAGCVVVAANGEVQMIEKVVTM